The genomic interval TTGAGCTCGGCACGCCCCTGCGGCAGCCCCTCGCGTCCCATGAGCACGGCGAGGATCGGCTTGCCGGGGAATGCGCGGCGCGCCTCCACGATCGCGGCGGCGACGTCGCGCTGGCTCACGCCGAGCGGCGGCACGAACGCGGCGATGGCACCGTCGACGGCGTCGTCCTGCAGCACCTCGATCAGCGCGCGGCGGTAATGGTCGGCGGTGGCGCTCGCGATCATGTCCACCGGGTTGCGGACGCTCGCCTCCTCGGGCAGGTACGCGCGCAGTGCCTGCTGGGTCCCGGCCGACAGCTCGGTGACACGCAGCCCGGCCGCTTCGCACGCATCGGCGATGATGATGCCCGGTCCGCCGGCGTTGGTGATGATCGCAACGCGATCCCCCTCGGGCAGTGGCAGCAGGCTGAACGCCATGGCGAGGTCGAACAGCTCCTCGACCGTGTCGACGCGGATCACGCCGTACTGCGCGAGCAGCGCGTCGATCGCGCTGTCGAGGCCGGCAAGTGCGCCGGTGTGCGACGACGCCGCGCGCGCGCCGGACGCGGTGCGCCCGCTCTTCACGGCGATGATCGGCTTGTGACGCGTGACCTCGCGGGCAATGCGCGCGAACTTCTTCGGATTGCCGAAGTTCTCGAGGTACATCAGGATCACGCGCGTGGCGGGATCGGCCGCCCAGTACTCGATCAGGTCATTGCCGCTGATATCCGCCTTGTTGCCGACCGAGATGAACTGGTTGATGCCGATGCCGTACTCGGCGGCGTAGTCGAGGATGGTCACGCCCATCGCGCCCGACTGGCTCATGAAGCTGACCGGCCCGGGCGGCGGCATGACGGGCGCGAACGTCGCATTCATGGAGACGGCCGGGTCAGTGTTCAGCACACCCAGGCAGTTGGGGCCGACCAGGCGCATGCCGTAGCGGCGTGCGACGTCCCGCAGCGCACGCTCGCGCTCCGCGCCCGCCGGGCCGATCTCCTTGAACCCGGCCGTGATCACGACTAGCGCGCGCACCCCCTTCGCCCCGCACTCCTCCGCAACGCCCAGCACCAGCTCCTTGGGCACCGTGATGACGGCGAGGTCAACCGGGCCCTCGACATCCAGCACGGACGCTCTGGTCGGGATGGAGTGGACCGCACGCACGTTCGGGTTGATCAGGTGCAGTGCGCCGGTATAGCCGTGGTCGAGCAGGTTGTCGACGATCTGGTAGCCGATCGTGCCCCGCTTGCGGCTGCAGCCGATGATGGCGATCGACCCCGGCCGGACCACCGGATCGAGTGAGTGCTCCGCCGTGACGACGGGCTCGGTCGTGGTGCTCACGCGCGCTGACCTCCTTGTTGGCTGATCAAGCTACACGTGCCTGCAGGGATGGTACAGCGGGGAATCTCCGGACACGATGTCAGTCACGGCGGGCTCAGTCGCGTGCCAGGACCCGCTCGTACACGGCCATGATATCGGCGTGGCGCACGACGCCCAGCAGCCGCTCGCTCTCCTCGTCGATGACCGGCACCGACGACGTGCCGCGCAGCCCCATCTGGCGCACCGCCTCCAGCATCGTGTCGTCGAGGCGAACGGGCTCGGCGGGGGACGCGACGTCGGCCGCGATGAGCAGCGACGCCAGCTCGGCGCGGCTCTGCGCGACGCGTGCGAGGTCCGCGATCGTGATCATGCCGCGCAGCCGCAGCGACGAATCGACAACCGGAAACTCCGTCTGCGTGCCCGCGCCGAGGTGGCCGAGCAGCTCGGCGACGACGGCCGAGTCGCCGATCACCTGCGGGTTCGCGTGCAGCACGTCCCGCACGCGCATGCTGGCC from Longimicrobiales bacterium carries:
- a CDS encoding acetate--CoA ligase family protein, with the translated sequence MSTTTEPVVTAEHSLDPVVRPGSIAIIGCSRKRGTIGYQIVDNLLDHGYTGALHLINPNVRAVHSIPTRASVLDVEGPVDLAVITVPKELVLGVAEECGAKGVRALVVITAGFKEIGPAGAERERALRDVARRYGMRLVGPNCLGVLNTDPAVSMNATFAPVMPPPGPVSFMSQSGAMGVTILDYAAEYGIGINQFISVGNKADISGNDLIEYWAADPATRVILMYLENFGNPKKFARIAREVTRHKPIIAVKSGRTASGARAASSHTGALAGLDSAIDALLAQYGVIRVDTVEELFDLAMAFSLLPLPEGDRVAIITNAGGPGIIIADACEAAGLRVTELSAGTQQALRAYLPEEASVRNPVDMIASATADHYRRALIEVLQDDAVDGAIAAFVPPLGVSQRDVAAAIVEARRAFPGKPILAVLMGREGLPQGRAELKEVGVPAYIFPESAARALAAMVRYSRWVRRPVGTVVEYEMHDDVIARIIAAQRAAGGGYLSTDDARTVLRAAGIPVVESRLATTAEEAVAAATTLGLPVVLKVVSPDIVHKTDVGGVELDLRTTDDVRAAFDRIMQRVRSSAPDAAIEGVLVEQYVRGGRETIIGMSLDPGFGPVLMFGLGGIHVEALRDVVFRVHPLTDLDAREMTHQIRGVRLLDGIRGEPPADREMLAETIQRVSRLVGKHPEIVELDINPFVVFESGGTAVDARIRITGE